From Sphingobacterium bambusae:
GGATTTCCGTCGCGATATGCTTGTTAGGGAAGGACGCGCGTAAGTTTTCTATTTCTAGATCGCTCAGTTGGTCATGAAAATCTAGGGTATAGCTTTCCCCATCTTCGTCAAGGAAAGTAGTTTTTTTTAATGTATCTATTATCTCAAGGTTTGTCATACTGTTCCGCTAAAAGGTCTTCCAAATAAACAAACGGAGGAAAATCCTGATTAAACTCTAATATACGAAACAGCCTCGTTTCTACCAAGAATGCTAAACCTGAAAGCTATCTAACATACATATGGAAGGATCGAAAAACATAAATATCCACGAGCCACTTTGTAAAATTAAACTTATAACCCTATTTTAGCTTGCCAAAACCAATACGATATACACCGCTTTATGCCGTTTTTAGGGAAGTTTTTATTGCTGTTTATACCTATGTATTCCATGGTCTCTGCTACATGTGCACAGCAGGGAAAAGCCTACTATTTTCAACATATCAACAAAAACAATGGTTTATCCCAGAATACGGTAAACACTATTTTACAGGATCGACAAGGATTCATGTGGTTCGGCACAAAGGATGGATTGAATAGGTACGATGGTGTTTCGACGAAGGTTTACAGAGATGAGCATACAAGCGGTTATGGCTTAAAACATGCATTTGTTACCACATTATTTGAGGAGTACCAAGGCAACATTTGGATCGGTACCGACGTTGGACTCTATGTTTATAACCCCATTTATGAGCGTTTTGTTCGTTTTACAAGTAAAGCGGATGATGGTATCTCTATTAGCAAAACCGTCAACAAGATCGTTAATGGTGTAGGACAGCATGATGTATACATTGCGGTGCATGGGCAGGGACTTTTTGTTTTTGACACGATGCGGAAGCAGCTCAAGCACTACGCGTTTGAAGACAAAGGGCCTGTGCGAGATATACAGAGCGATAATCATGGACGTATATGGATCAGCTTTTATCGTGGTCTCTACTATTCCGATGATAAACTAGCTACCCTGAAACCGTATTTGGATCAGGACGGTAATGAGCCTTTTAAGCTAGAGGCAGTTACTGCAATAGCGCTAAGCGATGCTGGGAAGATGTATGTCGGTACGGAAAAGAATGGGCTTTTTGATGTCAACTTGTTGGAGCGGAGTCTGCAAAAAGTAAATTTGTCGAGAGGCTCAGCTACACCAATTTTTGTGCGTTGCTTGTACAGCTACACCGGCAATGAGATTTGGGTAGGCACAGAAACGGGAATCTATATTTACAATACCGCAAATAAATCACACAGGCAGTTACGACATGACCCTTCCGATCCTTATTCTATCGCCGACAACGCAATCTATTCGCTCTACAAAGATCGAGAAGGAGGGATGTGGGTAGGATCTTACTTTGGAGGTGTCAACTATTATCCCAAGCAAACATCGCATTTCGAAAAGTATTACCAAACGAATGTCGTAGGAAGCCTTCAGGGGAAGCGTGTACGCGAGATACGCGCGGGAAAAGGTGCTGATCTTTGGATCGGAACGGAAGATGCTGGAGTTTTTCGTTTCAATCAACAGACGAAAAAGTTTACACAGCTGGAAGCTAGCCGAGACTTTTCAAATGTACATGGGCTCGCGGTAGACAATGATGATCTTTGGGTGGGTACCTTTTCCAAAGGTGTCCGCGTGGTCAACAGCATTTCGGGAGCCGTTCGGTTGTATACTGCCGAAGATAATCCGCGTACCATTGGCGACAATTATGTGTTTTCTATTCTGAAAAGCAAGAATGGTACGATTTATCTAGGCACATCCCAAGGCTTAGTAAGCTATGACAAACAGTCGGGTCGCTTTCAAGATATTGATGCGCTAAATCATAACTTGATTTACGACATCAAGGAGGATAGCGACGGAAATCTATGGGTCGCTACCTATACCAACGGGGTGTTTCGCTATGAGCGTAGCAGCAAAACCTGGGAACAGTTTCAGCATAGCGATAAACAGGGAAGCCTGCCCTATGACAAAGTGCTGAGTGTTTTTGAGGATTCCAAGCAAAGGATTTGGTTGACAACGGAGGGTAAAGGCTTCTGTCGCTTTGATCCGAAAAAAAAGAGCTTCATTACCTATGCCAAGCAGGAAGGGTTGATCAATAGTGTGGTTTATCAGATCACCGAGGACGATAAAGGCTTCTTTTGGTTGACCACCAACAATGGTTTGATTCGCTTTCAGCCGGATGATGGAACGATTAAGACTTTTACCACCGCGAGCGGTATTTTAAGCGATCAGTTTAATTACAAGTCCAGCTTCAAAGCGAAGGACGGTAGTTTGTTGCTTGGTAGCATCAGCGGATTGATTGCCTTTAATCCCAATGCCTTTGTCGATAACACTTACGTTCCGCCAGTTTATATTACCGACTTCTTGCTTTTTGGGAAAACTCCTGAGGTAGCTGCTAAAAACTCTCCCTTGCAGAAAAGTATACTATTTTCGGATTCTATTAGCTTGGCACATGACCAAAATCATTTTTCATTGCGCCTAGCTGCGTTAAGCTTTCAAGTGCCGCAAGCAAATAACTTGCAGTATAAACTGGACGGTACGGGAGAGGACTGGCAACAGGTGACCGAATCATCGTTAATTAATTATTCCAATTTGCCAAGCGGAAGGTACACGTTTCGGGTACGCTTGGCAAACGATGGAACAGATGAAAGTCCAGCCCAACGAACCTTGTTCATCGAAATTAGGCCACCTTTCTATTTAACTGTTTGGGCTTTTCTGTTTTACGCACTGGCTACCTTGTTGATAAGCTATATGCTGTGGCGATTCTTTAAGCATCGGGCTAAATTGAAGCGATCGTTGTTTGTGCAGCAGTTGGAACAGCAGAAAGAACGGGAAATTCATGATGCGAAGATTAGTTTCTTTACCAATATAACCCATGAGATCCGAACGCCGCTGACCTTGATTAAAGGTCCTTTGGAGAATATCATCATCCAGAACCAAGTGTCGGATGTGGAAACCAAAGATGATCTTTTCGTGATGAAGAAAAATACGGACCGTTTATTGGATCTAACGAATCAGCTTTTGGATTTCAGAAAAACAGAGTTGGAAGGTTTCGGTCTACATCGAACGGAAAATAACATTAGCGAGATCTTATCGGAAATTTACAGCAGCTTTAAACCGCTGATCAAGGAATATGATCGTGATTTTAGATTGCAACTTCCGCCAGCGGGCTGCCATGCCGTAGTAGATCGAGAGGCATTTATCAAAATATTAAGCAATCTTTTCAGCAATGCCATTAAGTATGCCGATCGTAATATCATCGTACATCTGCGAAACGATGTGAAGGAAGAACAATTCGAAGTTTATGTGGAGAGTGATGGAGAACCGATTGCGGAGGAATATCAGGATGATATTTTTAAGCCTTTTAACCGTGGAAGCCAGCCGGAACATTTGTATCGCCCTGGCACAGGCATTGGCCTGCATCTCGCCCGTACGTTAGCTGAACTGCATGGCGGATCCCTTCGCCTCGAAATAGCGGGAAACAGCAATGCCTTCGTCCTTACTATACCATCAGCGTTACCATCTGTAAAGGAGTTACCAGCCGAGCCAATCGATGATATGTCGATGACAACTGCGGAAACTGAAGGCCCAACATATACCTTACTCATTGTAGAAGATAGCTTGGATATGCAGCAATTTATTCGAAAAACGCTTGCCTCAAAGTATCAGGTTATCATCGCCTCCAATGGAGAAGAAGCATTAACGCTTATTGCGCAACATTTTGTGCATATGATCATCAGCGATATCACCATGCCAAGGATGGATGGTATTGAACTGTGCAGAACATTGAAGTCCGATATACAGTATAGCCATATTCCTCTGCTGCTGCTCACGGCAAAATCTAGCTTGCAAGCTAAAATTGAAGGCATGGATGTGGGGGCTGATGCTTACGTGGATAAACCCTTTTCGCCGTCCTATCTGTTGGCGGTGGTGGCCAATCTAATCAACAGTAGGGAAAAACTGAAAGATGCATTTATGCGGAATCCCATGGTGATGTCTAGTTCGGTCATTAATACCGACACAGATAAAGCGTTTTTGAACAATCTCCGCGAGGTCATCTTGCAGAACATACAAAATGCCGATCTGAAGATGGAGGATATTGCCGAATCGATGAATATGAGCCGCGCAAGTTTTTATCGAAAAATCAAAGGATTGGTTGATTTAAGACCAAATGAATACCTGCGGTTGGAAAGGCTGAAAATGGCCGCACAACTTATTAAGGAAAATAAGTACCCTATAGGTGAGGTCTGCTACCTCGTAGGCTTCAACTCACCGTCTTATTTTGCCAAATGTTTCCAAGATCAATTTGGGATGTCTCCAAAAGACTACAAATAGCTAAGTTATTGTTTGTTAGTATTTTATAAAATAGTTTCATTGAAATTTGATACGATTTTGCTATTTAATGAGACTTTTTTAATAACAAAGATAGGCCGTCTGCTCTAAATTTGTTCCTGTTATTTCATGCTCACGGAGCATAGGGAAACAAGCTACCAAAAACATTATAAACGTATTATTTAAAACCAATGAAATCTATTCGCAAGAAAATTATTCGTGATTGTATGGGAGCATGTATTGCACTCTCATCGCTGTGGCTGTTGGCATGCAGCTCGGAGGTTAAGCCCGATCCGATTGGAGATCCCGTTGTGGAGGGGTTTTCTCCAGAAGTTGGTCGCGCAGGAACAGAACTCATCATCCGGGGCAACCATTTTGGAGATGATGTTGAACGTGTGAAGGTATCGGTCAACAACATATCAGCACAAGTTTTGGCTGTAACCGCTACGAAAATCTACGCACTCGTTCCAGCGGCCGCAGGAACCGGAGCTGTTAAAGTTACTATTGACAGTAAAGAATTTCAACCTACAGCCTCCTTTACCTATGAATTTGTACGCAAAGTGCAGACCTACAGTGGAAGTGGCGCAGCCGTATCGGTGGATGGCAGCTTAAGACAGGCGAGCTTTAATCGCCCCTATTGGTTGGCCTACGATCGTAAAGATGATGCCCTATTTGTTCTGGAAGAAGGTCGGCGGGTGCGTCGTATCAAAGATGGCCGTGTAGAAACAGTAGCCTCCTTAAGCGGCTCGATCAACAATCCTCGGAGCATAAGTATGTCTCTTAGCGCGGATACGCTCTTTATCGGTAATGATAACGCCGGTAATAACAACAATGTGAGCGTTGCCATCCTTACACGCAATACGGGTTTTCGTGTGCAAGAAGATTATGTGCGCTCAACAAATGAAACACGACATGTGAATTTTGCAGGTGTACATCCCGTGGATGGAACGCTTATGTTTTACTGTTGGCCGCGCAAACTCTACACGTGGAATAAAACCGAAAATAGGGTAGAGTTACTACAAGATTTGGTGAATGTGGCAGGTATTTCGGGCGATTATTACGCGAATTTCTCGTTCTCTCCAGATGGAAGAGAGATTTATCTGGTGGTGAAATATCCATTTATAGGCGTGCTTAAGGCAGGTTATGACGCTTCCAGCAAGCGTATTGTCAACGGATTTCAACGTTTGGCAGGAACCGGGTCTTGGGGCGCTCGCGACGGACAAGGCACGGAAGCCAGCTTCGATCAACCAGCACAATCCGTCGTAGCCGCCGATGGCAGCATTTTTATAGCCGAGAAATACAACCATATGGTGCGTCGTGTTACACCGGCCGGTGCGGTGACACGGTATGCTGGTGATGGCGGTCCCGGCAACCAAGGTTTTTTGGAAGGAGATCAGTTTGCTGCAAAATTCAACGAACCTGAAGGGATTGCTATCGATAAAGACGGGAATATATTCATTGCCGATCTACGCAATTCAAGAATTCGCGTAATCCGAGAAGAATAGTCAAAATAAGAGATGAAAAGAAATAAAAACATAGTGCGAAGTTTATTGGCCTGTACGTTGCTGTCCATGTCATGTAGTAGCCAAAAATTAAATCAGGAAAGCAACTTGCCTTTGGCTGATCCGTTTATCCTACGACACAACGATCGCTATTTTGCGTATGGTACGAGCTCGGACGAAGGGTTTGAAGTTTACCACTCGACGGATCTGCAGTCTTGGACGAAGCATAACCAATTGTTGCTGAAAAAAGAAGACTCTTATGGTAACAAGTGGTTTTGGGCACCCGAGGTTTACTACAATGCCAAAACAGCTAAGTTTTACCTGTTCTACTCTGCGGAAGAACATATCTGTGTGGCTACTGCCGACACACCATTGGGGCCGTTTAGACAGGACGAGCCTAAGCCTATGCGTGCAGAAAAGGGGATTGACTCTTCGCTTTTTATTGACGAGGATGGCAAAGCTTATCTCTATTTCGTTCGTTTTACCGATGGCAACGTGATTTGGGTCGCTGAATTGGAAGACGATTGGCAAACGATCAAGGAAGAGACATTGACAAAATGCATCGATGCGTCGACCCAACCTTGGGAGAAGGCACTGGGTAAGGTCGCGGAAGGAGCCTCCGTCATAAAGCATGAAGGGACGTATTATCTGCTCTATTCGGGTAATGATTTCCGCAGTCTAGACTACGGCGTTGGATTTGCTACGGCGAGCTCCCCAACCGGACCATGGACAAAGGATCCAAACAATCCCATTTTGCAACGTCCCGAGAAAGGCCTCGTTGGTACCGGTCATGGCGCATATTTTACCGATGAAAAAGGGAAGTTAAAGTATGTTTTCCATGCGCATCGCGATACTTCGAATGTCAACCCTCGATTACTGTATATGGTCGACATGGCCATCAAGAATAAGCAGGTAACGATGGATAAAAGTAGCATCATTCGGCCACAAGTAGTGGAACCGAATGTGCAAGGTAACTAATGGATAATAAACGTATAAAATTATGATAAGGATATTTTTAATACTTCTATTTGCAGTTTGGTCTAGCTCAATGTATGCACAGCAGGCAAACGTAAAGGGAAGCGTGCTTGATGGGCGTGCTGCGGCCTTGCCCAGTGTAAATGTGAGCGCTAAAGGCAAGCAAATTGCTACCCAAACAGATGCAATGGGTGATTTTTCTATCGCTATAGCAATGGGCGATACCTTGGTGTTTTCAAAAGTAGGCTTTAAAGGTGTAGAGCATCCGTATACAGGGGAAGTACCTTTGCAAATCACGATGACCGAGGATGATCGCGAGCTGGATGAGGTGGTTGTCATTGGTTACCAAACCGTTCGTAAAGCAGATCTCACGGGGGCCGTGTCTGTATTCAAGCCTGCGGAGATGAAAAACACGATTGTGACGGGAACTGTGGGCGATGCATTGGTTACCGTGCCTGGCGTCAATGTGCGTACGGCGGGTGCGCCTGGGAGCGAGGGTAAGGTCGAAATTCGTGGTACGGGAACCTTCGGAAACAGCAATCCACTCTATGTGGTGGACGGTGTGATCTCCGGTGCGAACCGTGACTTCAACTTCAACGATATCGAGAGCATACAGGTGTTGAAAGATGCCTCAGCTGCCGCTATCTATGGTTCACGCGCCGGTAATGGGGTGATTATCATTACCACTAAGCAAGGTAAGGAAGGCAAGATGAAAATTGATCTTTCCTCCGTACGGACATCACAATGGTTGCCCCGTTACAACTTGACCGATAGGGAGCAGTGGATAAAGTTAAATGACTTGGCTTTTATGAACGCGATTTCCAATGGAAACACCAATATCAAGGGGCTTGCAAATCATTTTGAAGGAAATACCGACTGGCAGGATGAAGTTTTCAAAACTGGCGTCGTGGAAGATCACAACATCTCTTTTTCCGGCGGCAGCAGTGCTGGTCGTTATTTTATCTCCGGCAACTATCAGCGTAACGCTGGAACTACAATCGGTTCGCAAAGTGAACGTTTCACCCTTCGATCCAATACGTCTGCTACGCGCGATTTTGGTGACCATGTTAAGTTCACCATTGGTGAAAACATCGTGTTAAGTCATTATGGTGTCGATGAACTGGATACCAACCCGATCATCGATGTGTATCGGATGTTGCCTACCATTCCGATCTATGACGATAGGAATTTTGGAGGTTACGGTTATGGTAACGGTGCTTACAATATCACCTTTGGTACAAATCCGTTTGCAAAAGAGGATTTTACGGATACCAGAAACAGCAACCTGCGCGTGCGTGGTAATGCATTTGCCTCTTTGGATATTTTCAAGATGTTCAAATACAAGTTTAATTTTGGTTTTGATTTCAGCAATGACAAATACCGCTACCTGCGCAAAGTAGGCTCGTGGCAGGTAAACCAGCCTATAGATCCATCCTCGCTCACCAAACGGCAGGCTCAGTCGCAGGAATTCGTATTCGACAACACACTAGAGTTTAACAAGCAGTTCGGAAAGCATGCGCTATCTGCTGTTGCGGGTGTCAGCTTTCAACCCTTTGCTTACGAACAGATATGGGGATCCAAGAACGATGTGTTGCTGAACAGCGGCACAGGCGCTTATTACGAACAGCTAGATGCAGCCCTGCGTGACCCACGTACCGGCGGATTCGAAAACCTGTCAAAGTTGTATTCGGTATTCGGCAGGGTGAACTATAGCTACGACGATCGCTATCTATTGAGCGGAACCTTGCGTCGAGATGAGTCTTCACGTTTTGCTCCTCAATATA
This genomic window contains:
- a CDS encoding two-component regulator propeller domain-containing protein; translation: MVSATCAQQGKAYYFQHINKNNGLSQNTVNTILQDRQGFMWFGTKDGLNRYDGVSTKVYRDEHTSGYGLKHAFVTTLFEEYQGNIWIGTDVGLYVYNPIYERFVRFTSKADDGISISKTVNKIVNGVGQHDVYIAVHGQGLFVFDTMRKQLKHYAFEDKGPVRDIQSDNHGRIWISFYRGLYYSDDKLATLKPYLDQDGNEPFKLEAVTAIALSDAGKMYVGTEKNGLFDVNLLERSLQKVNLSRGSATPIFVRCLYSYTGNEIWVGTETGIYIYNTANKSHRQLRHDPSDPYSIADNAIYSLYKDREGGMWVGSYFGGVNYYPKQTSHFEKYYQTNVVGSLQGKRVREIRAGKGADLWIGTEDAGVFRFNQQTKKFTQLEASRDFSNVHGLAVDNDDLWVGTFSKGVRVVNSISGAVRLYTAEDNPRTIGDNYVFSILKSKNGTIYLGTSQGLVSYDKQSGRFQDIDALNHNLIYDIKEDSDGNLWVATYTNGVFRYERSSKTWEQFQHSDKQGSLPYDKVLSVFEDSKQRIWLTTEGKGFCRFDPKKKSFITYAKQEGLINSVVYQITEDDKGFFWLTTNNGLIRFQPDDGTIKTFTTASGILSDQFNYKSSFKAKDGSLLLGSISGLIAFNPNAFVDNTYVPPVYITDFLLFGKTPEVAAKNSPLQKSILFSDSISLAHDQNHFSLRLAALSFQVPQANNLQYKLDGTGEDWQQVTESSLINYSNLPSGRYTFRVRLANDGTDESPAQRTLFIEIRPPFYLTVWAFLFYALATLLISYMLWRFFKHRAKLKRSLFVQQLEQQKEREIHDAKISFFTNITHEIRTPLTLIKGPLENIIIQNQVSDVETKDDLFVMKKNTDRLLDLTNQLLDFRKTELEGFGLHRTENNISEILSEIYSSFKPLIKEYDRDFRLQLPPAGCHAVVDREAFIKILSNLFSNAIKYADRNIIVHLRNDVKEEQFEVYVESDGEPIAEEYQDDIFKPFNRGSQPEHLYRPGTGIGLHLARTLAELHGGSLRLEIAGNSNAFVLTIPSALPSVKELPAEPIDDMSMTTAETEGPTYTLLIVEDSLDMQQFIRKTLASKYQVIIASNGEEALTLIAQHFVHMIISDITMPRMDGIELCRTLKSDIQYSHIPLLLLTAKSSLQAKIEGMDVGADAYVDKPFSPSYLLAVVANLINSREKLKDAFMRNPMVMSSSVINTDTDKAFLNNLREVILQNIQNADLKMEDIAESMNMSRASFYRKIKGLVDLRPNEYLRLERLKMAAQLIKENKYPIGEVCYLVGFNSPSYFAKCFQDQFGMSPKDYK
- a CDS encoding IPT/TIG domain-containing protein, with amino-acid sequence MKSIRKKIIRDCMGACIALSSLWLLACSSEVKPDPIGDPVVEGFSPEVGRAGTELIIRGNHFGDDVERVKVSVNNISAQVLAVTATKIYALVPAAAGTGAVKVTIDSKEFQPTASFTYEFVRKVQTYSGSGAAVSVDGSLRQASFNRPYWLAYDRKDDALFVLEEGRRVRRIKDGRVETVASLSGSINNPRSISMSLSADTLFIGNDNAGNNNNVSVAILTRNTGFRVQEDYVRSTNETRHVNFAGVHPVDGTLMFYCWPRKLYTWNKTENRVELLQDLVNVAGISGDYYANFSFSPDGREIYLVVKYPFIGVLKAGYDASSKRIVNGFQRLAGTGSWGARDGQGTEASFDQPAQSVVAADGSIFIAEKYNHMVRRVTPAGAVTRYAGDGGPGNQGFLEGDQFAAKFNEPEGIAIDKDGNIFIADLRNSRIRVIREE
- a CDS encoding glycoside hydrolase family 43 protein; translated protein: MKRNKNIVRSLLACTLLSMSCSSQKLNQESNLPLADPFILRHNDRYFAYGTSSDEGFEVYHSTDLQSWTKHNQLLLKKEDSYGNKWFWAPEVYYNAKTAKFYLFYSAEEHICVATADTPLGPFRQDEPKPMRAEKGIDSSLFIDEDGKAYLYFVRFTDGNVIWVAELEDDWQTIKEETLTKCIDASTQPWEKALGKVAEGASVIKHEGTYYLLYSGNDFRSLDYGVGFATASSPTGPWTKDPNNPILQRPEKGLVGTGHGAYFTDEKGKLKYVFHAHRDTSNVNPRLLYMVDMAIKNKQVTMDKSSIIRPQVVEPNVQGN
- a CDS encoding SusC/RagA family TonB-linked outer membrane protein; its protein translation is MIRIFLILLFAVWSSSMYAQQANVKGSVLDGRAAALPSVNVSAKGKQIATQTDAMGDFSIAIAMGDTLVFSKVGFKGVEHPYTGEVPLQITMTEDDRELDEVVVIGYQTVRKADLTGAVSVFKPAEMKNTIVTGTVGDALVTVPGVNVRTAGAPGSEGKVEIRGTGTFGNSNPLYVVDGVISGANRDFNFNDIESIQVLKDASAAAIYGSRAGNGVIIITTKQGKEGKMKIDLSSVRTSQWLPRYNLTDREQWIKLNDLAFMNAISNGNTNIKGLANHFEGNTDWQDEVFKTGVVEDHNISFSGGSSAGRYFISGNYQRNAGTTIGSQSERFTLRSNTSATRDFGDHVKFTIGENIVLSHYGVDELDTNPIIDVYRMLPTIPIYDDRNFGGYGYGNGAYNITFGTNPFAKEDFTDTRNSNLRVRGNAFASLDIFKMFKYKFNFGFDFSNDKYRYLRKVGSWQVNQPIDPSSLTKRQAQSQEFVFDNTLEFNKQFGKHALSAVAGVSFQPFAYEQIWGSKNDVLLNSGTGAYYEQLDAALRDPRTGGFENLSKLYSVFGRVNYSYDDRYLLSGTLRRDESSRFAPQYNTGYFPSASVGWRISEERFFNVPWINDLKIRGNYGILGTSNIGFWDWVELINSFPQASFGDNMTSVPGMTQIQLANVDLQWEKLSQMNAGLDVALLDNRLNLSMEYFIKTTKDVLTQMQILQSTGNNGGNPFVNAASLENRGVEIALSWKDKIGEDFQYGIDLNGSYLKNTIKELGYGRTEFTQWDTKSVVGRSIGEWYLIKTDGLFRSMEEVMAHRNGDGRLIQPNARPGDVKYIDFNDDGMITDADRQYLGTTIPKYQLGMNLMFAYKGIDLQVQMTGAFGHMVYNGPRSGFDRFDDNSNYRADYDAWTPENPNGKDPRPIFADSRNARPDQDRWLENGNYVRVKQIAFGYNLPKAVLGKVFTGARVFVNGQNLLTFTPYTGLDPEFLNRNIWDRTYDGGAFPNPKGFTFGAQLSF